From Anaerolineae bacterium:
GCCTGCAAGAAATGTTCCAATCTCGCCTGGCCGCCAAAGGACTGGCCCTGGTCTTTGACCGCGCCCCCAACGTGCCGCAATACATCCGGGCCGACCAGAGCAAGCTGCGACAAATACTCATCAACTTGTTGAGCAACGCGGTCAAGTTTACGCAACAGGGACAGGTGACGTTACGGGTGAGAGGAGGGGATCAGGGATCAGGAAGGCATCAGGAAACCCTGATTCCTAATTCCCAATCCCTGTTCCTGATCCACTTTGAAGTTGAAGACACCGGCATTGGCATTGCGCCGGGCGAACTGGAGGCTATTTTTGAGGCTTTTGTGCAAGCCGCCGGCGGACAGCAGGCCAGGCAGGGCACCGGCCTGGGCCTGCCCATTAGCCGCGAATTTGTGCGGGCGATGGGGGGTGAACTCACGGCGAGCAGTAAAGTGGGCCGGGGCAGTCGCTTTCAATTTGATATTCCGGTGGCAGTGGTGACGGCGGCCGAAGTACCTGGCCTGCAACCCGGCCGCCGGGCGGGTGGTTTGGAGCCGGGGCAACGGGCTGCGGATGGCGGGCCTTACCGGCTGCTGATAGTTGAAGATCAAGAGACAAACCGGGAAGTATTGATCAAACTGCTGCAACCGCTGGCCGATCCAACCGGCAAGCGGGGCTTTGACCTGCGTGAAGCCGTGAACGGCCAGGAAGCCCTTGAAATTTGGGAAACGTGGCAGCCGCACCTGATCTGGATGGATATGCGCATGCCGGTGTTGGACGGTCACGAAACCACCCGGCGTATCAAGGCCACTCCCCAGGGGCAAAAGACCATTATCATTGCCCTGACGGCCAGCGCCTTTGACGAAGACCGGACGACAATGTTGGCGGAAGGATGCGACGATTTTGTGAATAAACCGTTCCAGGTAGGGGAGATTTTTGACATGCTGGCTAAACATTTGGATGTACGTTTTGTTTACGAGGAAACAGAAGAAGTGGGCCGGCCGGTTGAGGCGCAAAACTTAAAAACCGCAATCCAGATTTTGCCGGTTGAGTTACGGGTTAAGCTGGAAGAAGCGATTACCCGGCTTGATATGGAGACAATTGGCCGGGTGATCGAGGAAATTCGCCATCACGCCGCCCCTGTCGCCGATGAACTGGCGAATTTGGCCGGTGATTTTAAATATGAACAAATCCTGGCCTTGATCCAACCGGACCGCCCACATCATTAACCCCCTGGTGGCTTTGTGCGCTGCCCTTTTTGCGGCCAGTTTTGACTGGTCAGCAATTCTGAGTAGTGGTAAAGTGGTAAGTGATGAGGATTTTCAGCATGTCATTTCAAGCGACAATAGGAGCGAGAAATCTCCTCAGACTCTGCTTAAAACAAACATCTCAAGGAGATTTCTCATCACTTCGTTCCTCGAAACCTGTCTTGAGCGTAGCGAATGGATGACATGCCATCACTTACTATTTAACCACCACCCAATTCTGCATATTATTGAAGTAACAAGTATACTAAACGTACGTTAAAATTTCTGTAAGACGGTATCCCTATGTCGTCCGCTGACGTATAGGCATGCGCCAGCTACGGAAATTTCAAAATGCGTTTGGAATAACAGGGCGCGCCAGAACGC
This genomic window contains:
- a CDS encoding response regulator, whose protein sequence is DAAEAANRAKSAFLANMSHELRTPLNAILGFAQLLARDPQLTPDQRKNLQTIGRSGEHLLALINAVLDLSKIEAGRLELHPENFDLNYLLLGLQEMFQSRLAAKGLALVFDRAPNVPQYIRADQSKLRQILINLLSNAVKFTQQGQVTLRVRGGDQGSGRHQETLIPNSQSLFLIHFEVEDTGIGIAPGELEAIFEAFVQAAGGQQARQGTGLGLPISREFVRAMGGELTASSKVGRGSRFQFDIPVAVVTAAEVPGLQPGRRAGGLEPGQRAADGGPYRLLIVEDQETNREVLIKLLQPLADPTGKRGFDLREAVNGQEALEIWETWQPHLIWMDMRMPVLDGHETTRRIKATPQGQKTIIIALTASAFDEDRTTMLAEGCDDFVNKPFQVGEIFDMLAKHLDVRFVYEETEEVGRPVEAQNLKTAIQILPVELRVKLEEAITRLDMETIGRVIEEIRHHAAPVADELANLAGDFKYEQILALIQPDRPHH